AAAGACAACTTAACTCAAACTTTTCAAATTGGTGGCCGCGAAAATGGTTTAGAAATTGATAAGTTTGTATTTGGTTTAACGTCTAACACTTTTACAGTAGACGACCTACTACAAGGCGCAGCCGGCAAAAAATAAGCAATACGGATAGCGCACTGCACCATAAAGGCATCTCATTATGAGGTGCCTTTTTTACATACTGCTCTAAATGGGGATGCGATCTCGGTTATTGTGTTATACAGGCGTCACACACCTTACATCAGTCTGCGATTAGGCGGAGAGTCCAAAAAGAAATCACTATTTTTGCCCAGCCTAACGTTGATGTTTATCAATTAAGCATCTTTTAATTTCATGCTCAATATCGTCGGTAAAGTCGAATTTATATGTGTCTATTTGTGAATTCAGATCAATTGAAAAATTGCTGAAATTAAAACAGCGCCAAATACTGGTATTTTTTAAGTTGGCTAATTTATCAATATTGGTTGAATCTATTGTTTGGTGTTGCAAGGGCATTGCTTTGCGAGCCATGGATATATCAACCCCCTTGAAGTGATCATAAACTAATACCAGCGCCCAGGCTGCTTGCATAAAATGCCCACCCACGACGGCAGACAACTGTTTATTTTCAACATATCCGATAGCCTTCGGTGACCAGTCAATGCCACCAACCAGTATGTTGGCACGATTGATGTTTAATTGGTCACTAATGGCGATTGCAAGCTGATCAGATGCAGTCCAAATGATGTTGGCATTAGGATAACGCTTAAGCGCCTTGTTTAGTTTGTACTGAGCCTGTTCTGGCTTCCACATCGTATGTAACACTTGTAGAACTTTAGCTTGCTTCGATGCCGCTGCTGTAATTAATCCAGCTGATCTGTTACTAGAGGTTTGTGAGTAGTCGCCGTTAAAAGCAAGAATTTGAGGTTGTGCTTGACTCTTTTTTCGGTGCAAAGTAATAAGTTTATTCGCGAGCAATGCTCCAGCTTGTGCGTCATCATAAAAAACTTCGCCTATCCAAAGTGGATAAAGTGAACTTGTTTTCTTTAATAGTTCAAGTTCATCTTGAGATATTGAACGTTCCAAAGTAATAAATGGAATACCTAACTGACTCAGTACCTTAAATGATTGCACTGCATTGCCTGAATGCGGAAAAAAAACCACATAATCATAGTAACCCTCTATTTGTTCCAACAGTATTTGGTTACTAAAACGATTGCCGCCACCATATTTTACTATTAAGTTTATTCCAAGTTGATCCGCCGCTTGTTTAGCGACGTCTGTGGTTAAGTCCCAAAAAACTCGACCTTTTATGTCTGGGTTAATAAACAGAACGTTAATAGCTAAGCAGGGTGGGCTCAGCAATACCGTCAGTATTGCGGTAAAGACCAGCTTATTAAACATTGACTTACTTCACCCCCATTATCAAAAGTAAGTTTAAAGTGTAGATCAATATAATAACATTGGATGAAACATTCCCCACCCAGCATTATTCAGCATGGATGCTGTAATGGCTGATGGCAATTCATCTTCAAACGGTACAAGTACCGTGTTGCACCATGTAAATATTAAGTAAACAAATCGACATAGTGTCAAGATGAATATATCATGAGCTGATAATAAACCTAGGACTCATGTACGATGAAAAGTATAACTCAAATCTTTGCTATAACTCTAACCAGTTTGATCGTTTTGCCACTAACTATCCATGCCAATACTTATAAAGCCGCCGAATATATTGAAAGTAAAAACTTTCAGAAGGCTCGATCCGAGTACCTAAAATCTGCAAGTGTTGGTAGTGCAATGGCGTTTTATCAATTGGGCACTATGACGTTTCAAGGGATAGGCACTAAAAAAGATTTGACTGAAGCTATAGTATGGTTCTCATTGGCAGCGGAGCTAGAATACAAAGATTCTAGAAATGTCGCCACTACACTTATCCAATTACTACCAAACCAAGATATTGATAAGTTAGAATCGTTGATGATCCAATACGAAAACGTTTATGGCCAAACAAATGTGAGCAATAACTATTTTCCACAAATTAATCATGCAAGTTTGACTAACAAGATAACTTTTGATGGCAAAACCAGTCTAGATGAGTTTATCGAAACGACCGAACATGATTTAGATATGGCGGTAGATGTGGGACTTGATTCAATAACCGATTCTGCTAGCGGAGAATCTTTTGACAGTGGTGAATCAGACGATATTACCAGTTTATTGGCTTTTGTTAAACCTGCACATTTGTTGGTGGCTGATTTCGATATCGCGCCTGACGGCACAATGCGCAACGCTGTTTCAGTGCAGTCGTTAGGGTATACACGTCAAACGCTCGAAGAATTAAAAAGTAAGACATTGCCTATTCCCCAATACCTCGACCAGCCAGTCTACTTTAATCATAGAATCAGAACGGGTATTGCGACTTTTGATAGGTTTGACATGTCAGAAAAAAGCGAATATCTATACGCAAAAATTTTAAGGGAAGCAAGAGAATTGAAAAAAACCTCATCACTGGATGATAAATATGAGTACGCAGTGTTATTACTCACTTACCCTTGGTTACCGCAAAAAGAAGGTGAGGCACTGACTGTTTTACTTGATACAGCGAAAGCAGGACACCCAGGCGCGCAATTTGAATACGGATTAAAACAATATAGAGAGCAAACAGACGTTGAGTCGGCTATCAAGTGGCTTTATGCGGCCGCTCAATTTGGGGTTGCCAGAGCCCAGTATCAATTAGGCAATATTTTGCAATATAGCCCTTGGGTAAATAAAGACGAGACTAAGGCTATGCGTTGGTATCAATTCGCAGCCCAGCAGGATCATAGCGTCGCGGCACTTAAAATCGCTGAATTGAAGTTGAGTGCAGATGACAAAAACTTACATAATTTTAAAGAAGCAGTAAATATACTGGCACAAATTGAAGAGCAGCATAAGTCCAATCCAGAGTATTATTACCTATATGCAATATCAAGAACTAAAGGCGAGCATAGGGATATTAAGGTTGCATTTAGTTATTTGAGTAAAGCAATTCGTTTGGCTGAATCATATAACTGGAATGTGTCTGATTGGCACGATCTAATGGCCCGCTGGACAACTGGCAACGTTCAAATCACCAGCGAATCGTACTAGTCAGCTGCGCACGGCAGCCAACTTTATGCACGGCATAGTTTATTTTAAAATAATGTTGTTGTATTATAGACTATAAGATTTTTCAGTACATGAAGGTACCTGTCGTGCAAAACAAACAAAAACCGTTAATTTTCGATAAGGATCGGTTGTTTAAACGAGACCCCGAAGAGCTCGCAATCAGCCGTGAATTGTATAATGCAGTTGCTAATCTTCCAATTATCAGTCCACACGGGCACACTGATCCGCAATGGTTTGCTGAAAACGAAAATTTTAATAATGCAACTGAGTTGTTAATTAAACCTGATCATTATGTTTTTCGCATGCTTTATAGTCAGGGCATTAAATTAGAAGAGCTGGGTATTAATCGCACCGATGGGGGGGATGTCGAGCAAGATAGCCGGAAAATTTGGCACGTATTTGCAGAAAACTACTACTTATTCCATGGTACACCATCACGTATGTGGATGGACTATGTGTTTAAAGAGGTATTCGGTTTTGAAGTAACGTTAAACAAAGATACAGCTGATTATTATTATGACAAAATCAACCAGAAATTAGCGACAGATGAATTTAAGCCAAGAGCCCTATTAGACAAGTTTAATATCGAATTATTAGCAACAACTGAACACGCCACAGATGAGCTCAAACATCACGGAAAATTAACAGGCACGGGTTTAGAAAATAGAGTGATTACCTCGTTCAGACCCGACGATGTTATTGACCCCGACCACTGGAACTTTTCAACAAGTATTGTCACATTAGCAGAACAAACCGGTGAAGACATCCGCAATTGGCAAGGATACTTACGTGCGTTAAAAGCACGTCGCGAATATTTCATCCAGCATGGCGCGACAGCGTCTGATCATGGTCATCCAACGGCTCGCACCGCAAACTTATCTTCAACTGAATGCCAAACATTGTTGAATAAAGTTTTAGCTGGCAGTGCAACAGCAGAAGAACGCGATTTATTTAGAGCGCAAATGCTAACTGAAATGGCAGGTATGAGCCTAGAAGACGGTTTAGTGATGCAAATCCACCCGGGTGTATTTCGTAATCATAATCAAAAATTATATCAAGATTTTGGAACAGACAAAGGCTGTGATATTCCTGTACGTACGAGTTATGTTGATAACTTGCATCCGCTATTGTCTAAGTATGGAACTGAGAGCAATTTGCGTATCATTTTATTTACATTGGACGAATCTACTTACGCGCGTGAATTAGCGCCGTTAGCGGGTCATTATCCATGTCTAAAACTGGGACCTGCCTGGTGGTTCAATGATAGCCCTGAAGGCATGTTGCGTTTTCGACATAATGTTACTGAAACCGCTGGTTTTTACAATACCGTTGGTTTTAACGACGATACTCGAGCGTTTTTGTCGATCCCCTCAAGGCACGATGTTGCTCGTCGCATCGATTGTCGTTTTTTAGCTCAATTGGTTGCTGAGCGCCGATTATCCATTGATGATGCGCACACCTTGGCTTATGACTTAAGTTATCGCCTTGCCAAAGAAGCTTACCAACGTAGCAAATAACCAGACACATTTAAACGTTATTATGTTGTCGAGTGTATCTGTCTGGACAACTAAAGAGAGTTATCATGAATTTAAACAATAAAAGTCTCAGCCATTTGGCTGAGACTGGGGCTTGTAATGCCAACATTACATTACCTCACTACAACCGAGATCAAGTTAAAATTGGCATAGTGCACTTAGGTTTAGGTGCGTTTCATCGCTCACATCAAGCATATTACACAGAACAAGCAATGAATCAATATGGTGGAGATTGGGGTATATGTGGTGTAGCGATGCGAAATGAAACGTTACGCAAAAACCTCAGTGCACAGGACGGCTTGTATACCAT
The sequence above is a segment of the Catenovulum adriaticum genome. Coding sequences within it:
- a CDS encoding ABC transporter substrate-binding protein, producing the protein MFNKLVFTAILTVLLSPPCLAINVLFINPDIKGRVFWDLTTDVAKQAADQLGINLIVKYGGGNRFSNQILLEQIEGYYDYVVFFPHSGNAVQSFKVLSQLGIPFITLERSISQDELELLKKTSSLYPLWIGEVFYDDAQAGALLANKLITLHRKKSQAQPQILAFNGDYSQTSSNRSAGLITAAASKQAKVLQVLHTMWKPEQAQYKLNKALKRYPNANIIWTASDQLAIAISDQLNINRANILVGGIDWSPKAIGYVENKQLSAVVGGHFMQAAWALVLVYDHFKGVDISMARKAMPLQHQTIDSTNIDKLANLKNTSIWRCFNFSNFSIDLNSQIDTYKFDFTDDIEHEIKRCLIDKHQR
- a CDS encoding tetratricopeptide repeat protein, which encodes MKSITQIFAITLTSLIVLPLTIHANTYKAAEYIESKNFQKARSEYLKSASVGSAMAFYQLGTMTFQGIGTKKDLTEAIVWFSLAAELEYKDSRNVATTLIQLLPNQDIDKLESLMIQYENVYGQTNVSNNYFPQINHASLTNKITFDGKTSLDEFIETTEHDLDMAVDVGLDSITDSASGESFDSGESDDITSLLAFVKPAHLLVADFDIAPDGTMRNAVSVQSLGYTRQTLEELKSKTLPIPQYLDQPVYFNHRIRTGIATFDRFDMSEKSEYLYAKILREARELKKTSSLDDKYEYAVLLLTYPWLPQKEGEALTVLLDTAKAGHPGAQFEYGLKQYREQTDVESAIKWLYAAAQFGVARAQYQLGNILQYSPWVNKDETKAMRWYQFAAQQDHSVAALKIAELKLSADDKNLHNFKEAVNILAQIEEQHKSNPEYYYLYAISRTKGEHRDIKVAFSYLSKAIRLAESYNWNVSDWHDLMARWTTGNVQITSESY
- the uxaC gene encoding glucuronate isomerase, producing MKVPVVQNKQKPLIFDKDRLFKRDPEELAISRELYNAVANLPIISPHGHTDPQWFAENENFNNATELLIKPDHYVFRMLYSQGIKLEELGINRTDGGDVEQDSRKIWHVFAENYYLFHGTPSRMWMDYVFKEVFGFEVTLNKDTADYYYDKINQKLATDEFKPRALLDKFNIELLATTEHATDELKHHGKLTGTGLENRVITSFRPDDVIDPDHWNFSTSIVTLAEQTGEDIRNWQGYLRALKARREYFIQHGATASDHGHPTARTANLSSTECQTLLNKVLAGSATAEERDLFRAQMLTEMAGMSLEDGLVMQIHPGVFRNHNQKLYQDFGTDKGCDIPVRTSYVDNLHPLLSKYGTESNLRIILFTLDESTYARELAPLAGHYPCLKLGPAWWFNDSPEGMLRFRHNVTETAGFYNTVGFNDDTRAFLSIPSRHDVARRIDCRFLAQLVAERRLSIDDAHTLAYDLSYRLAKEAYQRSK